The Pasteurella multocida genome contains a region encoding:
- a CDS encoding DUF817 domain-containing protein — protein sequence MLNKIDSWLIQHPQTQHLTGIKRFSIEFLFFGLKEIRACLFAGLFFIAMFITPKAGFLGLPRYDVLLIFAILLQVIMFYTKFETLDEIKSITLFHLIGFALELFKTSSSIQSWSYPDFAYSKIYGVPLFTGFMYAAVGSYIIQAWRLFDLKIKSHPPYFLSTLTAILIYLNFFTHHYIGDYRWYLAVFALGLYARTIVYFTPYDKPRKMPLLFAFMLIGFFIWLAENMGTFIGIWRYPNQIGAWSMVHVSKWSAWALLVIMTFTIVANLKHIKKSIHVSRD from the coding sequence ATGCTAAATAAAATAGATAGTTGGCTCATTCAACACCCCCAAACTCAGCATCTCACGGGTATAAAACGATTCAGTATAGAATTTTTATTTTTTGGCTTAAAAGAAATTCGCGCCTGCTTATTTGCGGGTTTATTCTTTATCGCCATGTTTATCACACCAAAAGCAGGTTTCTTAGGGCTACCTCGTTATGATGTACTTCTAATTTTTGCGATTTTACTACAAGTTATCATGTTTTATACAAAATTTGAAACACTAGATGAAATCAAATCCATTACACTATTTCATCTTATTGGCTTCGCACTAGAATTATTTAAAACCTCAAGCAGTATCCAATCTTGGTCCTATCCTGATTTTGCTTACAGTAAAATCTATGGCGTCCCCTTATTTACAGGTTTTATGTATGCTGCAGTGGGTAGTTATATCATTCAAGCTTGGCGTTTATTTGACCTCAAAATTAAAAGTCACCCACCGTATTTTTTATCCACATTAACTGCAATTCTTATTTACCTAAATTTTTTCACTCATCATTATATTGGTGATTATCGCTGGTATTTAGCTGTTTTTGCTTTAGGGTTATATGCGCGTACCATCGTATATTTCACCCCTTACGATAAACCACGGAAAATGCCATTATTGTTTGCATTTATGCTAATAGGTTTCTTTATTTGGCTAGCTGAAAATATGGGAACATTTATTGGCATCTGGCGCTACCCTAATCAAATTGGAGCATGGTCAATGGTACATGTCAGTAAATGGAGTGCATGGGCGCTATTAGTTATCATGACCTTTACTATCGTAGCAAACTTAAAACACATCAAAAAAAGTATTCACGTTTCACGAGACTAA
- a CDS encoding YgiW/YdeI family stress tolerance OB fold protein: MKKLIALASILVISGMAVAKGGFQNNTNNAGGGFGPNAGINSVRAALNAQDDMPVSIEGYIVRQIDGDEFIFRDVAGSEIRIDVSDRAWNGQTIQPNDLIIIQGKVDKEWNKTDIDVKNIIKK, encoded by the coding sequence ATGAAAAAATTAATCGCATTGGCCTCAATTTTAGTTATTTCAGGTATGGCCGTCGCAAAAGGTGGTTTCCAAAACAATACGAATAATGCAGGTGGTGGTTTTGGACCAAATGCAGGTATTAATAGCGTGAGAGCTGCATTAAATGCACAAGATGATATGCCAGTTTCTATCGAAGGCTATATTGTTAGACAAATTGATGGTGATGAATTTATTTTCCGTGACGTAGCAGGTTCAGAAATCCGTATTGATGTCAGTGATCGTGCTTGGAATGGGCAAACTATTCAACCGAATGATTTGATCATTATTCAAGGCAAAGTCGATAAAGAGTGGAATAAAACCGATATCGATGTAAAAAATATCATTAAGAAATAA
- the rraA gene encoding ribonuclease E activity regulator RraA, producing the protein MYIDTSELCDIYLDQVDVVEPIFSSFGGVNRFYGKVTTVKCFENNGLITDILEENGEGRVLLIDGGGAVRRALVDAELAQLAVDNGWEGIIVYGAVRQIQQLEEMDIGIHALAPIPVGADKQNIGEIDVPVNFGGVTFFPEDYVYADLTGIILSQEPLELDEFNDA; encoded by the coding sequence ATGTACATTGATACTTCTGAGCTTTGTGATATTTATCTTGATCAAGTGGATGTAGTTGAACCTATTTTTTCAAGTTTTGGTGGCGTAAATCGTTTTTATGGCAAAGTCACTACCGTAAAATGCTTTGAAAATAATGGCTTAATTACAGATATTTTAGAAGAGAACGGCGAAGGTCGTGTTTTATTGATTGATGGTGGTGGTGCAGTACGTCGTGCTTTAGTCGATGCAGAGCTCGCACAATTAGCAGTCGATAATGGTTGGGAAGGCATTATTGTTTATGGTGCGGTTCGTCAAATTCAACAACTCGAAGAGATGGACATTGGTATACACGCCTTAGCCCCTATTCCTGTGGGCGCAGATAAACAGAACATCGGTGAAATTGATGTACCAGTCAATTTTGGTGGTGTGACATTTTTCCCTGAAGATTATGTGTATGCTGATTTAACAGGTATTATTTTATCGCAAGAGCCTTTAGAGCTAGATGAGTTTAATGATGCGTAA
- a CDS encoding 1,4-dihydroxy-2-naphthoate polyprenyltransferase: MTNNVLKKWVETARPKTLPLAIASIITGASLAFWSGKFSWTITVWCLITTVLLQILSNFANDYGDHQKGSDTADRIGPLRAIQQGEISASQLKKGLIVVALASLCSGAILIIVAYQSLADLLAFSLLGLLAVVAAITYTVGAKPYGYMGLGDLSVLLFFGLLGVGGSYYLQTQQLNLAILLPAFASGLLASAVLNINNLRDIEQDSQVGKNTLAVRLGSEKGRIYHACLLLVAILCYLIFTLCYVQKLTGFIFLFALPLFVKHALFVYQNKSPLQLRPMLAQMSLLALLINLLFSLGLLIS, encoded by the coding sequence ATGACAAATAATGTATTAAAAAAGTGGGTGGAAACAGCAAGACCAAAAACCTTGCCATTGGCAATCGCATCTATTATCACTGGTGCTTCATTGGCTTTTTGGTCTGGCAAATTCAGTTGGACAATTACGGTATGGTGTTTAATCACGACGGTGTTGCTACAAATTCTCTCGAATTTTGCCAACGATTATGGTGATCACCAAAAAGGCTCGGATACGGCAGATCGAATTGGTCCCTTACGCGCAATTCAACAGGGTGAGATCAGCGCGAGTCAACTGAAAAAAGGGTTAATTGTTGTCGCCTTGGCGAGTCTATGTTCTGGTGCAATTTTAATTATTGTGGCATATCAATCCTTAGCGGATTTATTGGCGTTTAGTTTACTGGGGCTATTGGCAGTAGTTGCTGCAATTACCTACACCGTAGGGGCGAAACCTTATGGCTATATGGGATTGGGCGATTTATCAGTCTTGCTATTTTTTGGTTTACTTGGGGTTGGTGGAAGTTATTACCTACAAACCCAGCAGCTCAATTTAGCTATTTTATTACCGGCGTTTGCTTCAGGCTTATTAGCCAGTGCAGTATTAAATATCAATAATTTACGAGATATTGAACAAGATAGTCAAGTCGGTAAAAATACCTTAGCGGTACGTTTAGGCAGTGAAAAAGGTCGGATTTATCATGCATGTTTATTATTGGTGGCTATCCTTTGTTATTTGATTTTTACTTTGTGTTATGTGCAAAAACTGACAGGCTTTATTTTTCTTTTCGCGCTCCCTTTGTTTGTCAAACATGCGTTGTTTGTGTATCAAAATAAGTCACCACTCCAGTTACGCCCGATGTTGGCACAAATGTCCTTATTGGCGTTACTTATCAATCTGTTATTTAGTTTAGGCTTGCTTATCAGCTAG
- the tsaA gene encoding tRNA (N6-threonylcarbamoyladenosine(37)-N6)-methyltransferase TrmO has translation MSDLSLQLHAIGIIHTPYKEKFSVPRQPNLVQDGTGILELLPPYNQAETVRGLAQFSHLWLIFQFDRVATGKWRPTVRPPRLGGNQRVGVFASRSTHRPNPLGLSKVELRRVECQNGKVRLHLGAVDLVDGTPIFDIKPYLAYADSEPEAKSGFAQEKPECTLQVIFSEKGQNALQKIEKKRPHFKRFITEVIAQDPRPAYQKMQSLERVYGIRLHEFNIRWKMEATEEQQARILDIEEVEKKKCD, from the coding sequence ATGTCTGACTTATCACTCCAGTTACACGCGATTGGTATTATTCATACCCCTTATAAAGAAAAATTTTCGGTACCGCGTCAGCCCAACTTAGTCCAAGATGGCACAGGGATCCTAGAATTACTCCCCCCTTATAATCAAGCAGAAACGGTCAGAGGATTAGCACAATTTAGTCACCTATGGTTGATTTTTCAATTTGATAGAGTCGCTACAGGAAAATGGCGTCCAACCGTTAGACCACCACGTTTAGGTGGTAATCAACGTGTAGGGGTGTTTGCCTCCCGTTCAACCCATAGACCTAATCCCTTAGGTTTATCGAAAGTGGAATTACGCCGAGTGGAATGTCAAAATGGCAAGGTTCGCCTTCATTTAGGGGCTGTAGATTTAGTCGATGGTACGCCGATTTTTGATATTAAGCCTTATCTTGCTTACGCTGACAGTGAACCTGAGGCAAAATCGGGTTTTGCTCAAGAAAAACCAGAATGTACATTACAAGTCATATTTAGCGAAAAAGGACAGAACGCACTACAAAAAATCGAAAAAAAACGACCGCACTTTAAGCGCTTTATCACAGAGGTAATTGCCCAAGATCCGCGCCCAGCCTATCAAAAGATGCAATCATTAGAACGAGTTTATGGTATTAGACTACATGAATTTAATATTCGTTGGAAAATGGAAGCAACAGAGGAACAGCAAGCACGCATTTTAGATATAGAAGAGGTAGAAAAGAAAAAGTGCGACTAA
- the typA gene encoding translational GTPase TypA yields MTDKIDINKLRNIAIIAHVDHGKTTLVDKLLQQSGTLEASRNESDERVMDSNDIEKERGITILAKNTAINWNDYRINIVDTPGHADFGGEVERVMSMVDCVLLIVDAFDGPMPQTRFVTQKAFAHGLKPIVVINKVDRPGARPDWVVDQVFDLFVNLGATDEQLDFPIIYASALNGVAGLEHDDLAEDMTPLFEAIVKHVEPPKVELEQPFQMQISQLDYNSYVGVIGIGRIKRGSVKPNQTVSIIDSEGKTRTGKIGQVLGHLGLQRYETERAYAGDIIAITGLGELNISDTICDINHVEALPALSVDEPTVTMFFCVNTSPFCGKEGKYVTSRQILERLNKELVHNVALRVEETEDPDAFRVSGRGELHLSVLIENMRREGYELAVSRPRVIYKEVDGRKQEPFEQVTIDIEEQHQGSVMEALGIRKGEVRDMVPDGKGRTRLEYNIPSRGLIGFRGEFMTMTSGTGLLYSSFSHYDDIKLGEIGQRKNGVLISNATGKALAYALFSLQERGKLMIEHGTEVYEGQIIGIHSRSNDLTVNCLQGKKLTNMRASGKDEAVVLVPPVRFSLEQAIEFIDDDELVEVTPSSIRIRKKLLTETDRKRASRTTTSTSTH; encoded by the coding sequence ATGACAGATAAAATAGATATCAATAAATTGCGTAATATCGCAATTATCGCCCACGTTGACCACGGTAAAACTACCCTCGTTGATAAACTTTTACAACAATCCGGCACATTAGAGGCATCACGTAATGAAAGTGATGAGCGTGTCATGGACTCTAATGACATCGAAAAAGAACGTGGTATTACCATTTTAGCTAAGAATACCGCCATTAATTGGAATGACTATCGCATTAATATCGTAGACACCCCAGGACACGCAGACTTCGGTGGTGAAGTGGAACGTGTGATGTCAATGGTAGATTGTGTACTTTTAATTGTAGATGCTTTTGATGGTCCAATGCCACAAACGCGTTTTGTGACTCAAAAAGCGTTTGCCCACGGTTTAAAACCAATAGTGGTGATTAACAAAGTTGACCGTCCAGGCGCGCGCCCTGACTGGGTAGTGGATCAAGTTTTTGATCTTTTTGTCAACTTAGGTGCAACCGATGAGCAGTTAGATTTTCCAATTATTTATGCTTCTGCATTAAATGGTGTTGCGGGTCTTGAACACGATGATTTAGCAGAAGATATGACCCCATTATTTGAAGCGATTGTGAAACATGTTGAGCCACCAAAAGTGGAACTTGAGCAACCTTTCCAAATGCAAATCTCCCAATTAGATTACAACAGCTATGTTGGGGTAATCGGGATCGGACGTATTAAACGTGGTTCAGTTAAACCTAACCAAACCGTGAGCATTATTGATAGCGAAGGTAAAACCCGTACCGGTAAAATCGGTCAAGTACTCGGTCATTTAGGTTTGCAACGTTATGAAACAGAGCGTGCTTATGCCGGGGATATTATTGCGATCACGGGATTAGGTGAGTTAAATATTTCTGATACCATTTGCGATATTAACCATGTTGAAGCCTTACCCGCATTAAGCGTTGATGAACCTACGGTGACTATGTTCTTCTGTGTCAATACTTCACCTTTCTGTGGTAAAGAAGGGAAATATGTGACGTCTCGCCAAATTCTTGAGCGCTTAAATAAAGAATTGGTACACAACGTGGCATTACGAGTAGAAGAAACAGAAGATCCAGATGCTTTCCGTGTTTCGGGTCGTGGTGAATTACACCTTTCTGTTTTAATCGAGAATATGCGTCGTGAAGGCTATGAATTGGCTGTGTCACGCCCACGTGTTATCTATAAAGAAGTAGATGGACGTAAGCAAGAGCCATTTGAGCAAGTGACGATTGATATTGAAGAACAGCATCAAGGTTCAGTCATGGAAGCACTCGGTATTCGTAAAGGTGAAGTACGTGATATGGTGCCAGATGGTAAAGGACGTACCCGTTTGGAATATAACATTCCAAGCCGTGGCTTAATTGGTTTCCGTGGCGAATTTATGACGATGACCTCCGGTACTGGTTTACTTTATTCAAGTTTTAGTCACTATGATGATATTAAACTAGGTGAAATTGGACAACGTAAAAATGGTGTCTTAATTTCTAATGCGACTGGGAAGGCATTGGCTTACGCGTTATTTAGTTTACAGGAGCGTGGTAAATTAATGATTGAACATGGTACCGAAGTGTATGAAGGGCAAATTATCGGTATCCATAGCCGTTCAAATGACTTAACTGTGAACTGTTTGCAAGGTAAAAAATTAACTAACATGCGTGCCTCAGGTAAAGATGAAGCCGTTGTGTTAGTGCCACCTGTACGCTTTAGTTTAGAACAAGCGATTGAGTTTATTGATGATGATGAGTTGGTGGAAGTGACACCAAGCTCGATTCGTATCCGTAAAAAATTGTTAACGGAAACCGATCGTAAGCGTGCAAGTCGTACGACAACCAGTACTAGCACTCACTAG
- a CDS encoding DASS family sodium-coupled anion symporter codes for MNLAETPTKSGFNRNAIIFLFDIVIFFILLNVLPFDAKANKGLALLVFIAVLWLTEALHVTVTALLVPLLAIGLGLVATKNALAAFADPTIFLFFGGFALATALHIQKLDRMIANKIMALARGKLFVASIYLFSITAFLSMWMSNTATAAMMLPLAMGVLSQMDREANHNTYVFILLGIAYSANIGGMGTLVGSPPNAIVASQLKLTFSDWLQYGLPIMLILMPLMIGTLYLVFKPKLNVRFEKHFEVIEMNKSRIITLCIFVTIALCWVFSSQINPLLSNLLGLEKKMASFDSVVALLAAVVICSTGVATWKQIQDNTDWGVLMLFGGGLTLSAVLRDSGASKILADGIVFLIEGGHFYLIGLLVAAFIIFLTEFTSNTASAALLVPIFISIAQSLGMPELGLALIIGLGASCAFMLPVATPPNAIVFGTGEIRQSEMVRVGVLLNIVCIFVIATVGYLFWL; via the coding sequence ATGAATCTCGCCGAAACACCAACAAAAAGTGGTTTTAATCGTAATGCCATTATTTTTTTATTCGATATTGTCATCTTTTTTATTTTATTGAATGTGTTACCTTTCGATGCTAAAGCCAATAAAGGTTTAGCCTTATTAGTCTTTATTGCGGTGCTCTGGTTGACGGAAGCATTACATGTGACAGTGACGGCATTATTAGTGCCTTTACTGGCGATTGGATTAGGTTTAGTCGCCACGAAGAATGCATTAGCTGCCTTTGCTGATCCAACGATTTTCCTCTTCTTTGGTGGTTTTGCATTAGCGACTGCATTACATATTCAAAAGTTGGATCGCATGATAGCCAATAAAATTATGGCATTAGCGAGAGGCAAATTATTTGTGGCCAGTATTTACTTGTTTTCTATTACTGCATTTTTGTCTATGTGGATGAGTAATACCGCGACAGCGGCAATGATGTTGCCATTAGCCATGGGAGTATTAAGCCAAATGGACAGAGAAGCAAATCATAATACTTATGTGTTCATTTTGTTAGGTATCGCCTATAGTGCCAACATCGGGGGAATGGGTACATTAGTGGGCAGCCCGCCGAATGCTATTGTTGCTTCACAATTAAAATTGACTTTCTCGGATTGGTTACAATATGGTTTACCTATCATGTTGATTTTAATGCCGCTCATGATTGGGACATTGTATTTGGTATTTAAACCAAAATTGAATGTGCGTTTTGAAAAGCATTTTGAAGTCATTGAAATGAATAAATCACGCATTATTACATTATGTATTTTTGTCACAATTGCATTGTGTTGGGTGTTTAGTAGTCAGATTAATCCGCTATTATCGAATTTATTAGGCTTAGAAAAGAAAATGGCGAGCTTTGATAGCGTAGTCGCCTTATTAGCGGCTGTGGTGATTTGTTCTACTGGCGTGGCAACCTGGAAACAAATTCAAGATAACACAGATTGGGGCGTTTTAATGTTGTTTGGTGGTGGCTTGACTTTAAGTGCCGTGTTACGCGATTCTGGTGCCAGTAAGATTTTAGCTGACGGTATTGTCTTCTTAATTGAAGGAGGACACTTTTATTTGATTGGTTTATTGGTTGCCGCATTTATTATTTTCTTAACTGAATTTACCTCCAATACAGCCAGTGCAGCGTTGTTAGTCCCTATTTTCATTTCCATTGCCCAGTCTTTAGGCATGCCAGAACTTGGACTTGCGTTAATTATCGGTTTAGGGGCATCTTGTGCCTTTATGCTACCGGTGGCGACACCACCGAATGCGATTGTCTTTGGTACAGGTGAGATTAGACAAAGTGAAATGGTGAGAGTAGGTGTGTTATTAAATATTGTCTGTATCTTTGTAATTGCGACAGTAGGCTATTTATTTTGGCTATAA